The following coding sequences lie in one Anoplolepis gracilipes chromosome 4, ASM4749672v1, whole genome shotgun sequence genomic window:
- the LOC140664850 gene encoding uncharacterized protein isoform X30 yields the protein MARLFLPSVHCETVTGAKMADNREEISELVEKRAGAAPEETNQRSSSAHNRHSLTKGRESTGSSKELDRAKLVRERQNEERQRKLEELRQQALAAQRFREQREEERRRRIDELRSRDNDRRNQVEERKRLIYEAERERREAILRKNQEREARIEAKKKNERSHIVFAFGSSTPRMLEPADTGGATFWGTRRATSTTNVMMFSAAQPLTRRSSERELDGSKKRATSAGGLDRKPGEDMRMSSSMYEVFNWNSSPDPPLTPAKLKRASLSLPPTTDIFAVDDKSDSDARRPMIQRAASGEDSDGGTPSTPTSVYLRVNRRRTDLMPTIPSPRDGPPSTARSFSAKAFTRSPGRTYSMSRLDQLAQPRKRATEQQLGTLAEQRQQSQPLQSASSMSRSMSHLAAPGSTKSLKRSDNSRSMGTLPGAAPMPRPTRAERLRRKAREHQQAQQGIRSGEVTPNSPSRPHSSMSQQSASSVGSSNVNLRTRTAASRRPRPASIAGTGVSITEKHNLVGDVKLTKDSKPPLPKVHSTPKKPSTPKATEVKKPTEKLIKNAKSSPRITPKATPLQSPGVEHAPLIRETTAEIIKQNEDKEVQDVKLEDKNEEKKDQGTEKMQETNIAEPTNDTKVVMEPTSKQVKDETNLMQENLSGVIMEESSKIIKKEENKQEKKSTEMTEIKPEGEMDEQVDMSASMIAKIRITTEEEAKAALAERRRLAREQAEREAELERQRQEEEARLEAERLRAEEEEQRRLEEETIRLANEAREAEEQRLQMAIEEAKRREEEDRRKREEEARQKQEKEEAERKAREEAEKQRIEMAERLKKEEEERNARRKRVEAIMLRTRGRNQSNTPKGEGGDGDKLKEDSPNDESKPVLGGKGDDVMTASLISEATQQFISGEQRAHHTENNLPAPDIVHNGTTHSNGINENKVVLDNNQGNVEGELNGHHTNHGNDINSQSITLDNATVKQNNVTNNLLDLSSFDTLSNNSSGYDTGSILELTPNLANEDTLNSNLNPAAMPFTPMSFVSATTNANVNPFQDNFINKPQDNQVPDLLS from the exons GACGGGAGTCGACGGGAAGCTCGAAGGAGTTGGACAGGGCGAAGCTCGTCCGCGAGAGGCAGAACGAGGAGCGGCAGCGGAAGTTGGAGGAACTCAGGCAGCAGGCCCTCGCCGCGCAACGCTTCCGCGAGCAACGTGAGGAGGAACGACGAAGACGCATCGATGAGCTCAGATCGCGTGACAACGACAG ACGAAATCAAGTGGAAGAGAGAAAACGGCTGATATACGAggcggaaagagagagacgtgAAGCGATTCTTCGCAAGAATCAGGAAAGGGAGGCGCGCATCGAGGCGAAGAAGAAGAATGAAAGATCGCACATCGTCTTCGCGTTCGGCAGCTCCACACCGCGAATGCTGGAACCCGCTGATACCGGCGGCGCCACTTTCTGGGGCACCCGCAGGGCCACTTCTACCACGAATGTCATGATGTTCTCCGCGGCACAACCTCTTACCAGGAGGTCCTCCGAGCGGGAGCTTGATGGCAGCAAAAAACGGGCTACTTCCGCCGGCGGACTCGATCGGAAGCCCGGCGAAG ATATGAGAATGTCCTCGTCCATGTACGAGGTGTTCAATTGGAATTCTAGCCCCGATCCCCCCTTAACTCCTGCCAAGCTTAAGAGAGCCAGCCTCTCTCTGCCCCCCACAACCGACATCTTTGCCGTCGATGATAAGTCTGATAGCGACGCTAGGCGTCCCATGATTCAACGGGCTGCCAGTG GTGAGGATAGCGACGGCGGCACACCCAGCACTCCGACCTCGGTTTACCTGCGAGTGAACAGGCGACGTACCGACCTCATGCCGACGATACCGTCCCCGCGCGACGGCCCGCCGTCGACGGCACGCAGTTTCAGCGCCAAGGCCTTCACACGCTCGCCAGGTAGGACTTACTCCATGTCCAGGCTGGACCAGCTAGCGCAGCCTAGGAAACGCGCGACCGAGCAGCAACTCGGCACGCTCGCGGAACAGCGGCAGCAGAGCCAGCCTCTGCAGAGCGCTTCTAGCATGAGCCGCAGCATGTCGCACTTGGCCGCGCCCGGAAGCACCAAGAGCCTCAAGCGCTCCGATAATTCGCGTAGCATGGGCACGCTGCCGGGCGCGGCGCCAATGCCCAGACCTACCCGCGCCGAGAGACTGCGTCGCAAGGCCCGCGAGCACCAGCAGGCCCAGCAAG GTATCCGCAGCGGCGAAGTGACACCCAACAGCCCGTCCCGACCGCACAGCTCCATGAGTCAGCAGAGCGCCAGCAGCGTGGGCAGCAGTAACGTCAATCTGCGTACCCGCACGGCCGCGTCGCGTCGACCGCGGCCCGCTTCTATCGCCGGTACTGGTGTCTCGATCACAGAGAAACACA ATTTAGTGGGCGACGTGAAACTAACGAAGGATTCAAAGCCACCACTGCCAAAGGTCCATAGCACTCCAAAGAAACCTTCTACACCCAAAGCAACGGAGGTGAAAAAACCGAcggaaaaattaatcaagaacGCCAAGTCATCACCGCGAATAACTCCGAAAGCGACACCTCTGCAAAGTCCCGGAGTTGAGCACGCACCGCTCATCCGCGAAACAACTGCGgagataataaaacaaaatgagGACAAGGAGGTGCAAGATGTGAAATTGGAGGACAAGAACGAGGAGAAGAAAGATCAGGGTACCGAGAAAATGCAg GAAACGAACATTGCTGAACCCACTAACGATACGAAGGTAGTGATGGAACCAACAAGCAAACAGGTCAAAGATGAGACTAATTTAATGCAAGAAAATCTGTCAGGCGTTATTATGGAAGAATCATcgaaaatcattaaaaaagaggaaaataagCAGGAGAAAAAATCGACCGAAATGACTGAAATCAAGCCCGAAGGCGAAATGGATGAACAAGTTGATATGTCAg CTTCGATGATCGCGAAAATTAGGATTACTACCGAAGAGGAAGCTAAAGCAGCTTTGGCAGAACGTAGGAGATTAGCTAGAGAACAAGCGGAACGAGAGGCGGAATTAGAACGTCAACGACAG gAAGAAGAAGCGCGTTTGGAAGCTGAAAGATTGCGTGCAGAGGAGGAAGAGCAACGTCGTCTAGAAGAAGAAACTATACGCTTAGCTAATGAAGCTCGAGAGGCAGAAGAACAACGATTGCAAATGGCAATCGAAGAAGCTAAGCGTCGTGAAGAGGAAGATAgacgaaaaagagaagaggaagCTCGtcaaaaacaagaaaaagaagaagcggAGCGTAAAGCGAGAGAAGAGGCAGAAAA acAACGAATTGAGATGGCTGAGAGGCTTAaaaaggaggaagaggagcgCAACGCCAGACGCAAACGAGTTGAGGCGATTATGCTTAGAACGAGAGGTAGAAATCAATCCAACACACCTAAG GGAGAAGGTGGTGATGGTGATAAATTGAAGGAAGACAGTCCTAACGACGAAAGCAAACCGGTGCTAGGCGGCAAAGGTGACGACGTCATGACAGCTAGTTTAATTTCCGAGGCGACTCAGCAATTTATCAGTGGCGAACAACGCGCGCATCATACAGAAAACAATCTACCTGCGCCAGACATAGTGCACAATGGCACGACACATAGCAACGGCATTAACGAAAATAAAGTTGTATTGGATAATAATCAGGGTAACGTTGAAGGAGAGTTGAATGGTCATCATACGAATCACGGAAACGATATCAACAGTCAATCGATTACGCTGGACAATGCTACTGT CAAGCAAAACAACGTGACCAACAACCTGTTAGACCTGTCGAGCTTCGATACTCTGAGTAATAACAGTAGCGGCTACGATACCGGGTCAATACTCGAACTGACACCCAATCTGGCAAACGAAGATACCCTCAACTCCAACCTGAATCCGGCAGCGATGCCCTTTACCCCAATGAGTTTTGTATCCGCCACCACTAACGCCAATGTCAATCCGTTCCAAGATAATTTCATCAACAAGCCACAGGACAACCAAGTACCAG ATCTACTATCATAA